A section of the Hirschia baltica ATCC 49814 genome encodes:
- the leuD gene encoding 3-isopropylmalate dehydratase small subunit, which yields MQPLTVINSTAISLPEPNIDTDIIYPARFLTDTRKIGLGEYAFYDRCANDPNFPIHRRIKQEILITGENFGSGSSREQAPWSLADLGLRVLIAPSFGDIFYGNCFRNGLLPIRLPSSVINELHQFAKKQVVFEINLIDCEIKLNVENRSVQFEVPSDGRESLLNGWNETTRILENYTNDIIAFEQKQRSDQPWLWK from the coding sequence ATGCAACCTCTTACCGTTATAAATAGCACTGCTATATCACTACCGGAACCTAACATAGATACGGATATTATATACCCAGCTCGCTTTCTAACTGACACTCGAAAAATTGGGCTTGGTGAGTATGCCTTTTACGATCGTTGTGCAAATGATCCTAATTTTCCAATTCATCGAAGAATAAAACAAGAGATTTTAATCACTGGCGAAAATTTTGGCTCAGGCTCCAGTCGAGAGCAGGCACCCTGGTCTTTAGCTGACCTTGGTTTGAGAGTACTTATCGCACCAAGCTTTGGAGACATTTTCTACGGAAATTGTTTTAGAAACGGTCTTCTTCCAATCCGCCTACCATCATCCGTTATTAACGAGCTTCATCAGTTTGCAAAAAAACAGGTTGTATTTGAAATAAATCTTATTGACTGCGAGATTAAACTCAATGTGGAAAACCGATCTGTTCAATTTGAAGTGCCATCAGATGGCCGAGAATCATTGCTCAATGGCTGGAATGAAACCACACGCATTCTTGAAAATTATACCAATGACATAATCGCCTTCGAGCAAAAGCAACGCTCGGACCAACCCTGGCTCTGGAAATAG
- a CDS encoding CaiB/BaiF CoA transferase family protein, translated as MQLDNDHDELPLSGVRVVEFSHMVMGPSTGVILADLGAEVIKVEPIGGDRTRQLLGSGSGYFSMFNRNKRSISIDLKSKEGIEIAKELVNRSDVLIENFRPGALVKLGLGPEVFSTSNPGLVYYSAKGFLNGPYQKRAALDEVAQMMGGLAYMTGPPGRPLRAGASVIDITGGMFGVIGILAALQRRVKSGVGGNVCSSLFETTSFMVGQHIAQMAVTGVAPNPMPERSSAWAIYDVFETSSPGEQVFVGVVSDSQWEAFTSTFKLMHLASNSAYKTNNDRVRAREELLPQIRELFLSFSRDALLAKLNEAAVAFAPIARPEDLLEDEHLNANGSLLDLVLPNGNEIRLPAVPVEMDGKLPGVRLNLRKPGEDTADILEEIGITQERIHELGAQKIVQLEGNENEDR; from the coding sequence ATGCAGCTTGATAATGATCACGATGAACTTCCACTCTCAGGTGTTCGGGTCGTCGAATTCAGTCATATGGTCATGGGACCATCAACAGGTGTAATCTTAGCAGATCTTGGTGCTGAGGTTATAAAGGTAGAGCCAATTGGTGGCGATAGAACACGACAACTACTTGGTTCAGGGTCGGGCTATTTCTCGATGTTTAATCGTAATAAACGAAGTATTTCAATCGATCTTAAATCCAAGGAAGGGATCGAAATTGCAAAGGAATTGGTGAATAGGTCAGATGTACTTATTGAAAACTTCAGACCGGGTGCTCTGGTCAAATTAGGTCTTGGGCCAGAGGTTTTTTCAACAAGCAATCCTGGACTTGTGTATTACTCGGCTAAAGGTTTTCTCAATGGCCCTTATCAGAAACGGGCTGCCTTGGATGAGGTGGCGCAGATGATGGGGGGGCTTGCTTATATGACCGGGCCTCCTGGGCGACCACTGCGAGCAGGCGCATCAGTTATTGATATAACTGGTGGAATGTTTGGCGTTATAGGTATTTTGGCAGCATTACAACGTCGAGTTAAATCAGGTGTTGGTGGAAATGTATGCTCATCTTTATTTGAAACCACTTCTTTTATGGTTGGTCAGCACATTGCTCAGATGGCAGTAACAGGTGTGGCACCGAATCCTATGCCTGAGCGTTCGTCTGCGTGGGCTATTTATGATGTATTTGAGACATCTTCTCCTGGTGAACAAGTGTTTGTTGGTGTCGTCAGTGATTCTCAATGGGAAGCTTTTACATCGACATTTAAGTTGATGCATCTTGCCAGTAACTCTGCATACAAAACAAATAATGACAGAGTCCGCGCGAGGGAAGAGTTGCTTCCACAAATCCGAGAGTTGTTTCTAAGTTTCTCTCGAGACGCCCTGTTAGCGAAATTGAATGAGGCGGCTGTTGCGTTTGCTCCAATAGCCCGACCTGAAGATTTGCTAGAAGATGAGCATCTTAATGCAAACGGTTCTTTATTGGATCTAGTTTTACCAAATGGAAACGAAATAAGGTTGCCTGCAGTTCCAGTGGAAATGGATGGCAAGTTACCAGGCGTTCGATTGAACTTACGTAAGCCCGGGGAGGATACTGCAGATATCCTAGAGGAAATTGGGATTACGCAAGAACGCATTCATGAGCTGGGTGCTCAAAAAATTGTTCAGCTAGAAGGAAACGAAAATGAAGACAGATGA
- a CDS encoding hydroxymethylglutaryl-CoA lyase produces MNILISEVGPRDGLQNVSSIMPTTAKKAWIDAAFAAGIREIEVGSFVPAKLLPQLADTNEIVSYARQIEGLTVAALVPNSHGARNAINAGTHKITLPLSCSESHSIANLRRTHEQVLAEARSIANMIAELPAKSRPHFEGSLSTAFGCTIEGNVPEDKVIELAEALMEAGCDEVGLADTTGYANPTSVKELIKKIWGAVGQEALTGIHLHNTRGLGLANAYAALEVGLTTFDSSLGGLGGCPFAPGASGNLVTEDLVYMFEAMGISTGIDLESLFSVRRLVQESLPSEEFYGFAPEAGLPLGFSPTTPSLPNNQLAGSRS; encoded by the coding sequence ATGAATATTTTGATCAGTGAGGTCGGCCCTAGAGACGGACTTCAAAATGTATCGTCAATTATGCCTACAACAGCCAAAAAAGCTTGGATTGACGCAGCTTTCGCCGCTGGCATTCGGGAGATAGAGGTCGGGAGCTTTGTTCCCGCCAAGCTGCTTCCACAATTAGCTGATACAAATGAAATTGTATCCTATGCAAGGCAAATTGAAGGATTAACAGTAGCTGCCCTAGTTCCGAACAGTCATGGAGCGCGCAATGCTATTAATGCAGGCACACATAAAATAACTTTGCCTCTTTCTTGCAGTGAATCACATAGCATTGCCAATCTGCGCCGCACACACGAGCAGGTGTTGGCAGAAGCGCGCAGTATTGCAAATATGATAGCGGAGCTACCAGCAAAATCTCGACCACATTTCGAGGGAAGTTTATCAACGGCCTTTGGGTGTACAATTGAAGGCAATGTTCCAGAAGACAAAGTCATAGAACTCGCTGAAGCACTCATGGAAGCAGGTTGCGACGAAGTTGGTCTCGCGGACACAACCGGTTATGCCAACCCAACGTCGGTGAAAGAACTTATCAAGAAAATATGGGGCGCTGTGGGGCAGGAAGCACTCACTGGAATACATCTTCATAACACTCGGGGGCTAGGTTTAGCAAATGCTTATGCAGCCTTAGAAGTTGGTCTAACAACTTTCGATAGTTCATTAGGTGGACTAGGAGGCTGTCCCTTTGCGCCGGGTGCAAGCGGTAACCTTGTCACTGAGGATTTAGTCTATATGTTTGAAGCTATGGGAATTTCTACGGGTATAGACTTAGAAAGTCTTTTCTCAGTACGTCGCCTTGTACAAGAAAGTCTACCAAGCGAAGAATTCTATGGTTTCGCACCAGAAGCCGGGCTTCCATTAGGCTTCTCTCCTACCACACCTTCTCTCCCTAATAATCAATTAGCAGGATCACGTTCATGA
- a CDS encoding polysaccharide deacetylase family protein, translating to MNNGQPDPGLYEYNAYRNRPKIEWPDGKTVAVWVSPNLEYYELDPPENPIRKSWKTPAPDVTGYSHRDYANRVGHWRMAEVMEQYGFKGSVSLSVALCQHIPEVVEHANELGWEFFSHGIYNTRYSYGMSEEQERTIIEDSIKTVKNATGQDIKGWLAPALTHTPRTLDLIAEYGLTYTCDLYHDDQPMPVSVKSGKLISMPYSLEVNDHYGFFIYNMSPREYADTLIRQYERLAAEGENSGTVMCIPLHSYLIGQPHRIGPFAEVLRYIKEDGRAWITQSGDIADHYLANYSHLAGAKNDY from the coding sequence ATGAATAATGGACAACCAGACCCTGGTCTCTATGAGTACAATGCTTACAGGAACCGTCCTAAAATAGAATGGCCTGATGGTAAAACTGTCGCTGTATGGGTATCTCCCAACCTTGAATACTATGAGTTAGATCCACCGGAAAATCCTATCCGTAAAAGCTGGAAAACTCCAGCTCCTGACGTAACTGGCTATTCTCATCGTGACTATGCCAATCGTGTAGGACATTGGCGTATGGCCGAGGTGATGGAGCAATATGGCTTTAAAGGGTCAGTTTCACTTTCAGTTGCCCTGTGCCAGCACATTCCAGAAGTCGTAGAACACGCCAACGAGCTAGGTTGGGAATTTTTTAGCCACGGTATATATAACACACGATATTCATATGGCATGAGTGAAGAACAAGAACGCACCATAATTGAGGACTCGATCAAAACAGTTAAAAACGCCACGGGACAAGACATCAAAGGTTGGTTAGCACCAGCATTAACGCATACACCAAGAACACTGGATCTCATTGCAGAATATGGTCTTACATACACATGCGATCTATATCATGATGATCAGCCTATGCCTGTATCTGTCAAATCCGGTAAACTAATATCCATGCCCTATAGCTTGGAAGTAAATGATCATTATGGCTTCTTCATCTATAATATGAGCCCTCGAGAATATGCAGATACTCTTATCCGTCAGTATGAACGTTTAGCGGCTGAAGGCGAAAATTCCGGCACAGTAATGTGCATTCCCTTACACAGTTATCTTATAGGTCAACCACACCGAATTGGACCATTCGCCGAAGTACTTCGCTACATCAAAGAGGATGGACGAGCTTGGATAACTCAAAGCGGTGACATAGCAGACCATTATCTTGCTAATTATTCCCATTTGGCGGGAGCTAAAAATGACTATTGA
- a CDS encoding polysaccharide deacetylase family protein, which yields MTIDNSYMIYRNRRRGMDHDLYKWSNIFSRPPLKWPNNKNVLTWIVINLEWFPITPNDTPFKAPGHMQTAYPDFRHYTSRDYGNRVGIYRLLDALKKIDAKVSVAVNSAIAERYPQLVADISADGHEIIAHSTDMNATIASGVAIEQEEAHIIRSLAVIEKATGKRPIGWLSIARSQSFNTPELLANAGLSYMCDWVNDELPYLMKTKAGEIFNFPLNHELSDRQILNVQQHSVDSYVQQIKDAWTWLNSESKQYGGRILPLNITPYIMGLPYRMEAFEQLLSWLKTQEQNDFATGTEILETISVN from the coding sequence ATGACTATTGATAACTCCTATATGATATACCGAAATCGTCGACGCGGTATGGATCACGACCTTTACAAATGGTCGAACATATTTTCTCGCCCTCCTTTAAAATGGCCAAATAACAAAAACGTACTTACTTGGATTGTCATTAATTTAGAATGGTTTCCAATTACGCCAAATGACACCCCATTCAAAGCGCCGGGACATATGCAAACAGCCTATCCTGATTTTAGGCATTACACATCTAGAGACTACGGTAATCGCGTAGGAATTTACCGCTTACTAGATGCACTAAAAAAAATTGACGCGAAGGTTTCTGTTGCCGTTAACAGCGCGATTGCTGAACGTTACCCTCAACTAGTAGCGGATATTTCCGCTGACGGACATGAAATCATTGCACATTCAACCGACATGAATGCAACCATTGCATCTGGCGTTGCGATAGAGCAGGAAGAAGCGCACATAATTAGATCTCTAGCCGTTATTGAAAAAGCCACAGGCAAACGCCCCATTGGTTGGCTTTCCATCGCGCGCTCTCAATCATTCAACACCCCAGAATTACTAGCTAATGCAGGCTTGTCATACATGTGTGATTGGGTAAACGATGAACTGCCCTATCTGATGAAAACCAAAGCTGGCGAAATTTTCAATTTCCCTCTGAATCATGAATTATCAGATCGACAAATCCTGAATGTCCAACAACATTCTGTAGATTCCTATGTGCAACAAATCAAAGATGCTTGGACATGGCTCAACTCTGAATCGAAGCAATATGGCGGGCGCATTTTACCACTAAACATAACACCATATATAATGGGGCTTCCCTATAGAATGGAAGCATTTGAACAACTTTTGTCTTGGCTAAAGACTCAGGAGCAAAATGACTTTGCAACGGGTACAGAAATACTCGAGACCATTAGTGTAAACTAA
- the leuC gene encoding 3-isopropylmalate dehydratase large subunit: MSKTLYEKLWDSHVVCDISTDATLLYIDRHYLHEVSTPQSFEALKTDELNVRRPKTNIAVADHSVPTIRNGRPIADPQAAAQIALLESNCEHFSIPYIPLDSDEQGIVHVIGPELGLSLPGMTIVCGDSHTSTHGAFGALAFGIGASECGTVMATQCLLQKKSKTMRVHFTGQLQNGVSAKDLALTLIKKIGTAGAVGYAIEFTGQPITNLSMEGRMTLCNMAIEAGSRTGLVAPDDITFEYIKGRQNAPKEIDWKHALKLWKSLKTDTEAHYDKEIQLSVDEIIPQVTYGTRPDQGLPDDGHLPSGNTNEIRDALSYMGLEPNAAFSDFKIDYAFIGSCTNGRIEDLRAAASQIQNRHVAEGVIALVVPGSGLVKKQAEKEGLDKVFIDAGFEWRSPGCSLCVAMNNDRLPPGSRCASTSNRNFEGRQGAMSRTHLLSPIMAAEAAIAGHIVQIKNPN; this comes from the coding sequence ATGAGCAAGACTCTATATGAGAAGCTGTGGGATTCGCACGTGGTTTGCGACATCAGCACAGATGCTACACTTTTATATATTGACCGGCACTATCTTCATGAAGTGAGCACCCCGCAATCTTTTGAGGCACTTAAAACAGACGAATTGAACGTCAGGCGTCCAAAAACAAATATTGCAGTCGCAGATCACTCTGTTCCGACCATTCGTAACGGTCGCCCTATTGCAGACCCACAAGCTGCTGCTCAAATTGCCCTACTCGAAAGCAATTGCGAACATTTTTCAATCCCGTATATTCCTCTAGATAGTGATGAACAAGGAATTGTTCATGTAATAGGACCCGAACTAGGTCTCTCTTTGCCTGGAATGACTATAGTTTGCGGTGATAGTCACACATCAACGCACGGTGCTTTTGGAGCGCTTGCCTTTGGGATTGGTGCCAGCGAATGCGGAACTGTAATGGCAACACAATGCCTATTACAGAAAAAATCAAAGACAATGCGGGTGCACTTCACCGGTCAATTGCAGAACGGAGTTTCAGCAAAAGACCTTGCTTTAACCCTGATAAAAAAAATAGGAACTGCTGGTGCTGTAGGATACGCAATAGAGTTCACCGGACAACCAATAACAAACCTTTCAATGGAAGGTAGAATGACGCTGTGCAACATGGCTATAGAAGCCGGATCACGTACAGGTCTAGTAGCACCAGACGACATCACATTTGAATACATAAAGGGCAGACAAAATGCCCCGAAAGAAATAGACTGGAAACATGCACTCAAGCTTTGGAAATCTCTTAAAACAGACACTGAAGCACACTATGACAAAGAAATACAATTGTCCGTGGATGAAATAATTCCTCAAGTAACCTACGGCACGCGACCTGACCAAGGCCTTCCAGATGATGGCCACCTACCTTCTGGAAATACCAATGAAATCAGAGATGCATTGTCTTACATGGGGTTAGAACCAAACGCTGCTTTTTCAGATTTCAAAATTGATTATGCTTTTATTGGAAGTTGTACCAACGGCAGAATAGAAGACCTTCGAGCAGCCGCGTCTCAAATTCAAAATCGACACGTAGCAGAGGGTGTAATAGCACTGGTTGTTCCTGGCTCTGGCTTAGTTAAAAAACAGGCCGAAAAAGAAGGGTTAGACAAGGTATTTATTGATGCTGGATTTGAATGGCGCTCTCCAGGTTGTTCGCTTTGTGTCGCCATGAATAATGATCGCCTTCCACCAGGTAGTCGGTGCGCATCGACTTCCAATCGCAATTTTGAGGGCCGTCAAGGCGCTATGTCTCGTACGCATTTACTAAGCCCAATAATGGCGGCAGAGGCCGCCATTGCCGGTCACATTGTCCAAATAAAGAACCCCAATTGA
- a CDS encoding isochorismatase family protein, whose amino-acid sequence MSIIGTKMVSDGRTAKQIFEEVISNPSRAKFGFGDKLAIVNVDIQNAYTRINEFSTAYETDPRQIEYVNTISNLARQKEMPVIWTHVAFADNASDAGIWGTRTDTPDSLQNIKYDSRRHQFDDRCDIHKDDTIYTKRMPSAFFETPLQSLLVWLKVDTLVITGGSTSGCVRATAVDALSRGYRAIVPIETCADKHESFHFANLTDLALKYADVEPVETVVNWLEAQK is encoded by the coding sequence ATGAGTATAATTGGCACTAAGATGGTTTCAGATGGTCGTACCGCGAAGCAAATTTTTGAAGAAGTCATAAGCAATCCCTCGCGTGCCAAATTTGGTTTTGGTGATAAGCTTGCTATAGTTAATGTCGACATTCAAAATGCCTACACTCGGATAAATGAATTCAGTACAGCTTACGAAACTGACCCTCGGCAAATCGAATATGTGAACACTATTTCGAATTTAGCGCGGCAAAAAGAAATGCCTGTTATCTGGACGCATGTTGCATTTGCAGACAATGCATCCGACGCAGGCATTTGGGGTACAAGAACAGATACCCCCGACTCCCTTCAAAATATCAAATATGACAGTCGTCGACATCAATTCGATGACAGATGCGATATCCATAAAGATGATACTATTTATACAAAACGTATGCCATCGGCATTTTTTGAAACACCTCTACAAAGCCTGTTAGTTTGGTTAAAAGTAGATACTTTAGTTATCACCGGTGGCAGTACTTCAGGCTGTGTTCGCGCAACAGCTGTTGATGCATTATCACGTGGTTATCGCGCGATCGTTCCTATCGAAACGTGTGCAGATAAACATGAGAGTTTTCACTTTGCGAATTTAACTGACCTAGCGCTGAAATATGCAGATGTTGAGCCTGTAGAAACAGTCGTGAATTGGCTTGAGGCTCAAAAATGA
- a CDS encoding hydantoinase B/oxoprolinase family protein, with protein sequence MAQIIQSNEAPFDQVDIDPVTLDIIENALRNARVEMDATLVRTAMSPGIREQGDAFPLIADHKGRMIVGQFGSYIGAFLDGYDGTVEDGDLIMLSDPYSVSGAISHSNDWLVLLPVFKDGRLIAYTSMFGHQSDIGGKVPGSMPIDATSIFQEGVRIPPVKLYKQGQYNEDVFKLIMHQVRTPDWCSADLNALIASCKVARNRVIEMADRFGDDVLVSACEELLERNYKAMKSLIASSIGKEPVSFEDYICDDGMGFGPYKIKCTMWREGEKVVLDFDGTDPQSPASINFLLNENMLRMFFGIYMIMVFDPQILFNDGFYDLIDVRIPEGSLLKPKFPAALSGRTHALGRIFDVLGALLGQKTPEFLNAAGFSSSPHLFYSGYDKQGEYFQLFQIGFGGIPGRPLGDGPDGHSLWPGFTNIPNEFLERYFPMVIENYETVADSGGAGLHRGGNGIKMSYRFLEPGQIAIHDDRWFVPPWGVNGGEPGARARKILEKSDGTQTIISNKIEDLAVEANDVLHFITWGGGGWGDPLDRESALVGQEVIQGLVTVEGAKKYGVVVDSEGNVDPDGTEMLRAKIKAERPALGVFNYGPDIETLRMNCESETGLPAPKRPQWKSSVDVAAE encoded by the coding sequence ATGGCACAAATTATTCAAAGTAATGAAGCGCCCTTTGATCAGGTTGATATTGATCCCGTTACTCTCGACATTATCGAAAATGCTTTGCGTAACGCCCGTGTGGAAATGGATGCAACGTTGGTTCGCACAGCTATGTCACCGGGTATTAGAGAGCAGGGGGATGCATTTCCACTTATTGCTGACCACAAAGGTAGAATGATTGTCGGTCAATTTGGGAGTTATATAGGTGCTTTCCTTGACGGATATGACGGAACTGTTGAAGACGGTGACTTGATTATGTTGTCTGATCCATATTCAGTAAGTGGCGCAATTAGTCACTCAAATGATTGGCTAGTTCTATTACCTGTTTTCAAAGATGGTCGTCTTATTGCTTACACTTCTATGTTTGGTCATCAATCAGATATTGGGGGGAAGGTACCGGGCTCTATGCCAATTGACGCCACAAGTATTTTTCAGGAGGGAGTGCGTATACCTCCAGTCAAGTTATACAAACAAGGTCAATATAACGAAGATGTATTTAAACTAATTATGCATCAGGTCCGTACACCCGATTGGTGTTCTGCGGATCTAAATGCCTTGATTGCATCATGTAAAGTGGCTCGCAATCGAGTGATTGAAATGGCTGATCGGTTCGGCGATGATGTATTAGTATCGGCTTGTGAAGAACTTCTCGAGAGAAATTATAAAGCAATGAAGTCGCTTATAGCTTCATCTATTGGAAAAGAGCCTGTATCTTTCGAAGATTACATTTGTGATGATGGTATGGGGTTCGGACCATACAAAATCAAATGTACAATGTGGAGAGAAGGCGAGAAAGTTGTCCTTGACTTTGATGGTACTGACCCTCAGAGTCCAGCATCCATAAATTTCTTATTAAATGAAAATATGCTGAGAATGTTTTTCGGCATATATATGATTATGGTTTTTGACCCACAAATTTTGTTTAACGATGGGTTTTATGATCTGATAGATGTAAGAATTCCTGAAGGCTCGTTGCTTAAGCCAAAATTCCCTGCAGCCCTCTCCGGACGCACACATGCGTTAGGACGAATTTTTGATGTTCTAGGGGCTTTACTTGGACAGAAGACACCGGAATTCTTGAATGCTGCGGGGTTTTCGTCTTCACCACACCTATTTTATTCAGGTTATGACAAGCAAGGTGAATACTTCCAACTTTTCCAGATAGGCTTTGGAGGCATACCTGGTCGACCATTAGGGGATGGTCCTGACGGTCACTCTTTATGGCCAGGTTTTACCAATATACCGAATGAGTTTCTAGAACGGTATTTTCCGATGGTAATAGAAAACTATGAGACCGTGGCTGATAGTGGGGGTGCTGGACTGCATAGAGGCGGCAATGGTATTAAAATGTCATACCGTTTTCTTGAGCCAGGACAAATTGCAATACATGACGACCGCTGGTTTGTGCCTCCTTGGGGTGTGAACGGCGGTGAGCCAGGGGCGCGTGCGCGTAAAATATTAGAAAAATCAGACGGAACGCAGACGATTATATCTAATAAGATCGAAGACTTAGCTGTAGAAGCAAACGATGTGCTGCACTTTATCACTTGGGGGGGAGGAGGTTGGGGTGACCCCTTGGACCGTGAGTCGGCATTAGTGGGACAAGAAGTCATACAAGGTCTTGTGACAGTTGAAGGCGCTAAAAAATATGGTGTTGTTGTTGATTCTGAAGGGAATGTAGATCCTGATGGAACAGAGATGCTAAGAGCGAAGATAAAGGCTGAACGTCCTGCGTTAGGTGTCTTTAACTATGGACCAGATATTGAGACACTGCGAATGAATTGTGAATCAGAGACTGGGCTTCCAGCTCCGAAACGACCACAATGGAAATCTTCAGTTGATGTAGCGGCGGAATAG
- a CDS encoding isocitrate lyase/PEP mutase family protein, whose translation MTDTRLKDKLQKEDFFVVPGIHDMITAVIADRVGFDIVYGTGYWLTASSLGLPDAGIATYTQMLDRMSTLKKTSNAALIADADTGFGGLLNVAHTVKGYEAAGVSAIQIEDQEFPKKCGHTPFKRLIPIEDMVRKIQVASDTSENMLVIARTDARQSEGLDGTLRRLEAYAQAGADILFPEALTNEEEMRKACKTFDKPVMANMANGGLTPVLNGNTLKDIGYAFAIYPSLTSLISAAAVEQSLIKLRDNLDGEPADMKMFDFKTFCEMIGFKEVWEFEKKWAD comes from the coding sequence ATGACTGACACAAGACTTAAAGATAAACTCCAGAAAGAAGACTTTTTTGTCGTTCCTGGAATTCACGACATGATTACCGCTGTCATAGCGGACCGTGTTGGCTTTGATATCGTTTACGGCACAGGGTATTGGTTAACCGCCTCCAGTTTAGGCTTGCCAGACGCTGGAATCGCTACCTACACGCAAATGTTGGATCGCATGTCGACACTAAAAAAGACAAGTAATGCAGCTTTGATTGCGGATGCTGATACTGGATTTGGCGGCCTGCTAAATGTTGCTCATACTGTGAAGGGATACGAAGCAGCTGGAGTATCTGCCATACAAATAGAAGATCAAGAATTTCCCAAAAAGTGTGGGCATACTCCATTCAAACGCCTCATACCCATTGAAGATATGGTTCGTAAGATTCAGGTAGCTTCAGATACAAGTGAAAATATGCTTGTTATTGCTCGAACAGATGCACGCCAATCTGAAGGCTTAGACGGAACACTTAGAAGACTGGAAGCGTACGCTCAAGCAGGTGCTGATATTCTCTTCCCAGAAGCGTTGACCAATGAAGAAGAAATGCGCAAAGCATGTAAAACATTTGATAAGCCAGTCATGGCCAACATGGCAAATGGGGGGCTGACACCTGTTCTCAACGGAAACACCTTAAAAGACATCGGCTATGCATTTGCTATTTACCCTTCTTTGACAAGTTTGATCTCAGCAGCAGCTGTCGAACAATCACTCATAAAATTACGTGACAATTTGGATGGTGAACCGGCTGACATGAAAATGTTTGATTTCAAAACTTTCTGCGAAATGATCGGCTTTAAAGAAGTCTGGGAATTTGAAAAAAAATGGGCTGATTAA